A part of Microbulbifer salipaludis genomic DNA contains:
- a CDS encoding iron chelate uptake ABC transporter family permease subunit — protein sequence MNDLSQLLHSTFLWYALAAGLLVAVVSGPLGCFAVWRRMAYFGDTLAHSALLGVTLGFVLHIQPTLAVGVSSCLLALLLVNFQRRQNLSVDTLLGILSHSMLALGIVTVSLLEINVDLLSLLLGDLLAVSAQDLVLMALAALVIGLLLLLLWPKLLAFTLHEELAAVEGVRVEWIRLALMLMLALLIAIAMKVVGVLLITALLIIPAAAARRISTTPEQMAGFASLIGCIAVLLGLTASVLWNSPAGPSIVLAAGGLFVLCQLRPATT from the coding sequence TACGCCCTCGCTGCGGGTTTGCTGGTCGCGGTGGTCAGCGGCCCCCTGGGCTGTTTCGCCGTATGGCGACGGATGGCGTACTTTGGCGATACCCTCGCCCACTCGGCGCTGCTGGGGGTTACCCTCGGCTTCGTCCTGCATATTCAGCCCACGCTCGCCGTGGGGGTCAGTAGCTGTCTGCTGGCGCTGCTGCTGGTGAATTTTCAGCGACGCCAGAACCTTTCCGTCGACACCTTGCTGGGTATCCTGTCACATTCCATGCTGGCGTTGGGGATCGTCACCGTCAGCCTGCTGGAAATCAACGTCGATTTGTTGTCACTGCTGCTGGGTGACCTGCTGGCGGTATCCGCCCAGGACCTGGTGCTGATGGCATTGGCGGCACTGGTGATTGGTCTGTTGTTGCTGCTGCTGTGGCCCAAACTGCTCGCGTTCACCCTGCATGAGGAGCTGGCCGCGGTGGAGGGCGTGCGGGTGGAGTGGATCCGACTGGCACTGATGCTGATGCTGGCGCTGCTGATCGCCATCGCCATGAAGGTGGTGGGTGTACTGTTGATCACCGCGCTGCTGATCATTCCCGCCGCCGCGGCGCGGCGCATTTCCACAACGCCGGAACAGATGGCGGGCTTCGCTTCGTTAATCGGGTGTATCGCCGTACTGCTCGGGCTTACCGCATCGGTGCTCTGGAACAGCCCCGCCGGACCTTCCATTGTGCTGGCGGCCGGTGGGTTGTTCGTGCTTTGCCAGCTACGCCCGGCAACCACCTGA